Proteins found in one Choristoneura fumiferana chromosome 16, NRCan_CFum_1, whole genome shotgun sequence genomic segment:
- the LOC141436098 gene encoding uncharacterized protein, whose product MLNPLHFSILFSLFQGIWGDFGNNKEQRKIASGPQLENNFGETRDISERQENRNGTSEMILQRKTRDSLASEVYDGLRCLSCYANNGTSSLYDSCYNGLMAPLVNCISDQVCYTEFHPLYVKRGCINPAKVNLTFYCKCPMCNDKPAYDPVYYNYLNMRDWEYDNARLQKQTTIEQMIKIHGLW is encoded by the exons ATGCTAAACCCTTtacatttttctattttattttcattattccAAGGGATCTGGGGAGACTTTGGTAATAATAAAGAGCAGCGGAAAATTGCATCAGGACCTCAGCTTGAAAACAATTTTGGTGAAACTCGGG ACATTTCAGAGAGACAAGAAAATAGGAATGGCACCAGTGAGATGATATTACAAAGGAAAACAAGGGACTCGCTGGCTTCGGAGGTTTATGATGGGCTCAGATGTCTTTCTTGCTACGCCAATAACGGAACTTCTAGTCTATACGATAGCTGTTACAATGGTTTGAT GGCCCCTTTGGTAAATTGTATTTCGGATCAAGTCTGTTATACAGAGTTTCATCCTTTATATGTTAAACGAGGCTGCATTAATCCTGCCAAAGTGAATTTAACCTTTTACTGCAAATGTCCAATGTGTAATGACAAACCAGCTTATGACccagtttattataattatcttaACATGAGGGATTGGGAATATGACAACGCAAGATTGCAGAAGCAGACCACAATTGAACAAATG